One genomic region from Halobacteriovoraceae bacterium encodes:
- a CDS encoding DoxX family protein: MLFKKHDIGILILRLTIGFLMLLHGIAKAKFGISFIEGLVVSKGLPHFFAYGVYIGEILAPLAIIVGFRTKLACLIFAFNCLVAIYLVHIGDLFSLSKNGGWAIELIGIYLFASVALFFLGGGKLALSRKSNWD; encoded by the coding sequence ATGCTTTTTAAAAAACATGATATTGGAATACTCATTTTACGTTTAACAATTGGGTTCCTTATGCTGCTGCATGGAATTGCAAAGGCAAAGTTTGGAATTTCTTTTATAGAAGGACTAGTCGTTTCAAAAGGACTTCCTCATTTTTTTGCTTATGGAGTTTATATTGGTGAAATTCTAGCACCTCTGGCCATTATCGTTGGATTTAGAACCAAATTGGCCTGTCTCATTTTTGCCTTCAACTGTCTTGTTGCCATATATCTTGTTCATATTGGAGATTTATTTTCTCTTTCAAAAAATGGAGGATGGGCCATTGAATTAATTGGTATATATTTATTTGCTTCAGTTGCATTATTTTTTTTAGGAGGAGGGAAGCTAGCTCTATCAAGAAAAAGTAATTGGGATTAG
- a CDS encoding YHYH protein — MKLKILIIFNFIYLSTSIYGQIRLRKHSIVQSKGATLVEANKDLSESNEVRIEIQGEFRIIKSNGVPSHKVGKFPNPGNPNAILKQKHIYRVPLKPKYNNNIVPLEMAFDFGVAVNGVPFDPGAAEWFQGIRNSKWQYEALSGAITLGVDENHAHVQPTGAYHYHGLPTNLLKKLGVESGKESPLVGFAADGHPIYAIYGKEGKELKSSYVLKNGTRPIGGTYDGTFVADYTFQKSKGDLDECNGVVVNGKYSYFLTKDFPVIPRCFRGTPDESFRRDRHNISKNEKDLPMRVPIKALKACKGKSKTDRCSFTGRRGEHLNGACSDTPGGKVICRPEHRH; from the coding sequence TTGAAACTCAAAATATTGATCATTTTTAACTTTATATATTTATCGACTTCAATATATGGACAAATTCGGTTACGCAAACACTCTATTGTTCAATCAAAGGGAGCTACATTAGTTGAGGCCAATAAAGACCTTTCGGAATCGAATGAAGTTAGGATTGAGATACAAGGTGAATTTCGCATTATCAAATCTAATGGAGTCCCATCCCATAAAGTGGGAAAATTTCCAAATCCTGGAAATCCTAATGCGATCTTAAAACAGAAACATATTTATAGAGTACCTTTAAAACCAAAATATAATAATAATATTGTACCACTCGAGATGGCCTTTGATTTTGGTGTTGCTGTTAATGGAGTTCCTTTTGATCCCGGTGCTGCTGAATGGTTTCAAGGTATAAGAAATTCCAAATGGCAATATGAGGCCTTATCCGGCGCGATTACTTTGGGAGTTGATGAAAATCATGCCCACGTCCAACCTACAGGGGCCTATCATTATCATGGCCTTCCAACAAATCTACTTAAAAAGCTTGGAGTAGAATCTGGAAAAGAATCTCCACTTGTAGGATTTGCGGCCGATGGCCATCCCATTTATGCAATATATGGAAAAGAAGGAAAAGAACTTAAATCAAGTTATGTTCTAAAGAACGGAACAAGACCTATTGGTGGAACTTATGATGGTACTTTTGTCGCTGATTATACTTTTCAAAAATCTAAAGGAGATTTAGATGAGTGTAATGGAGTCGTTGTAAATGGAAAGTATTCCTATTTTTTGACAAAAGATTTTCCAGTTATTCCTCGATGCTTTAGAGGAACTCCAGATGAAAGTTTTCGTAGAGACCGTCATAATATTTCAAAAAATGAAAAAGACTTACCAATGAGGGTTCCTATAAAAGCACTTAAGGCGTGTAAAGGAAAAAGTAAGACAGATAGATGTAGTTTTACAGGAAGAAGAGGTGAACATCTAAATGGAGCATGTTCCGATACTCCAGGAGGAAAAGTCATCTGTAGACCTGAACACAGACATTAA
- a CDS encoding antibiotic biosynthesis monooxygenase, which yields MFIAMNTFTVNEERIQEFEEVWSKRDRFLKEMDGFISFKLLKGEIKEGKREYISHSTWNSSEEFWSWTKSEQFKMAHKNRTPEGIILGPPRFGFYDVILEE from the coding sequence ATGTTTATTGCAATGAATACCTTCACAGTAAATGAAGAAAGAATTCAAGAATTTGAAGAAGTTTGGTCGAAAAGAGATCGTTTTTTAAAGGAAATGGATGGATTTATTAGTTTCAAACTTTTGAAAGGGGAGATCAAAGAAGGGAAAAGAGAGTATATTTCACATTCAACTTGGAATTCTTCTGAAGAGTTTTGGTCTTGGACTAAAAGTGAACAGTTTAAAATGGCCCATAAAAATAGAACTCCAGAGGGAATCATCCTTGGGCCACCTCGTTTTGGGTTTTATGATGTGATTTTAGAAGAATAG